In Silene latifolia isolate original U9 population chromosome 6, ASM4854445v1, whole genome shotgun sequence, the genomic window ATTAAAGTTCTGAAATTTGAATgttataattttcatttttatattttaatatttataaTGATATTAtattatttcttttttatttttaaaaagtaCACATGTTCAATAAATAGAATTActtatataataattaaaatttaTAGTCATCTTTAGAAAAAAAATGTACACAACcccgtgatttttcacgggtGTTACACTAGTTATTTTTGAAATTTGGTCAACTTCCTGTCATTCCCCCATAAGAGCAACTCCAATGGTTACATTTAGGGACTTACTTGCAATTATTAAAAATTGTCATGCTCACCATTAGAGACGAGAAATATGACCCTGCTTGTAAGCCATTGTAGCTCTACCAAGCTACATGGCTTGACATTTAAAttgaaaaaataattaatttaaaaataaaaaaataatttaaaatataatatttattgtCATGTGGGGCATTGTAAGCTACAATGTATTGTAGTTTACCATTGGAGGACGATGTATCTCGAAAACTATGTTGCTTAGAAAAGTGATGTGGAAATGCAAGCTACACGGTGTTGTAACTTGACATTGGAGTTGCTCTAAGGCCATAAATGATGAAAATTTGCTTCCTTGATTTTATCCTCAATCGTATCAATGACTCACCTTTTGCTTGTTTCAGCCCAAATGCACCTTTGCAGGCTCTGTGTTACTACCAAACCTAAGCCGTCCGATCAAATAATTTGACCGTTACACGCTCCCACTCCTTTAAATCTTCAAACAGCCGCCCTTTCCCTCCTCTAACTCTCTTACCACACACAAAcaataacaatcaaaaccccaaaaaaatatataaaaatataaaaatattctAAAAATTCAAGAATCAGTCAATTTTCCAGACCAAGTTTGTGCATTTCTTCACCATATAATCTCATTTATCCATTTCACAGGTATAATTCAATAAAATCTCTCATTTTTTTTAGATGTTTTTCATTTTATTCCATGTAAattgtaaaataaaaaaataattagtGTCAAAATTGGGTTTTGTTCATTTCTTTGTTTCAGTAACAAGATGAAGACTGATCGAAAGCCTCCTCTTGCTCGATCTCCGATGCGCCTTCGCAATCGCCGTGTTCTTCAACCTTCTAACATCATCACCCCTTTGCGTACTCCTTCTGGTAATTCATCTTTAACACCATCAAATAACTTtacattttttaaaatttatttatgcTGTATATGTTTTGTTAAGAAAACCCTGTAATTTTCGAGGTTTTTCAGGGTTTTCACCAGAAAAAGACTCTACTTTGATGCCTGTGGAATCTGATTTAATCTAGTTTTTGTAGTTTCTTGTATGACGGTTTTACACAAATAATTTTCGAGGTTTTTCTTTGGGTTTTTCGCCGTAAATAGACTCTACTTTGCTGCTTGTAAATTCAATTACCCCTTGTTGATTTTGTACTTTTCAAGGTTTTTGCGTAAATTGACTCTTCTTTTGATATTTGTGAAAtctaatttaattttaattcaattAGCCCATGAATTCCTATTGATTTTGTAGTTTAATTGTTTGTAAAAGTACCCTGAAATTATCAAGAATTCAAgatttttagggttttcgacAATAACTACGCCTGCTTTGATTTTCTTAAATCAGATTTGATTAAATTCAATAAACCTGTAAAATACCCTTTCAATGAACTCCATAAATTTGTCAAAATATGGCGAAATTGTTAAGAGATTAATGGGTTAATTTTGGTTTGTTGATCTTGTTACAGCTACATTGACCAAACCCCAGATGAAAGAATCAGAAATGAGACCCGAAAACCAAGCAATGTCATTCGAATTAATGGCTCTGTCGAAAATGGTACAAGATGAACTTGGTACAATGAATGCTAAGAATTACTCATCATCAACTGGTACATCAAATATAGGGCCGGCTTTTGAGAGAGGTCGATTCTACGATGAATACGTTGCTAGAAGGAACGAGAGGCTAAGGAGGAAGCTAATCGAGAACGAGGTGGATGAGCCTAAAACTGCTTATAATCTTGGAGTTAAGGTTGAATCATCAATGAAGAAAGATTTCAAGAAGAAAACTGAGAGTGTCAGGAAACCTGTGGGTTCTGCTTATGTTGATCGAATCCAACATTCGCGGTATTCACTGAGGAGTACTGTCAAGAAGCCTCCTCCATTGCCTGTGCCTATGGATATCGAGGAGAAGATCACAACAAGGAGGACGGCTACTGTTTCGAGAACAAGGAGAGTGTATTAGATATGCTGAAAAGGGTAGTATGTTAGAGCTGTGTTTTCTTTAGGGTCATTGTTGTCGATAATGAGGTTCATGAAAACTATGGTGGAAACCGTGTTACATGTATGGTGATTGGTGTCCATCAATGGTGGACTAAAGGGATTTTTTTCTTTTGCTGTTTTAGGGTTGCCGAAATTACATTTTGGTGCTGTGGATCGGAAAGAAACACCATTTTAATTGGTTTCTGTATTGTGTGATTTCTTCCTTGAGTGCATTGTAGATACTGTTGTTCATCGAAGTCTCTTATTGCATCATCTACCCAAAAAGTTGTGGTCGGGATGTAAATTTTTTCCCAGATATTCCTGTACGACTTCTTACCGTGGAATTGACATATAGTTGAATGTGTAAATCTGTGTTAAAATGTTGATGTGCGTTTGGTTTATCAAATCGTCTTCAGTTGTATATTTTTGTCCCACATTCATTTGACGAGATGCTCTTACTGTGAAACCAACATATAGTCGGATGTGTAGAGGTAGTCTGATTACATTGCTGATGACTGATGTGCGTATGGTTCTCAGTCTCACGTTAAGACGGTCTCTCATTCAAGATATATAGTTTTATGTCCTTGGCATGGGGGCCTGCAGAAACATAAACTCAATGAGCTGTATAATAAGAGCATTGCAGGATGCAACCTTCATAAGAAAACTTCTGTCATCTGTTCATGTTATCTTACGACATTTGTTTCATTTCCGAGTACAAATATTTTTTGGGGAGTTATCACGAAATTCTATATGGGCGACTCAGGCAAGGCATGCGCATGAACTAGGCAGAAGCTCCGGTCACAAAGGCTTACTGCTATACATAGCAAAATTGAATCCGCCGAACAACCTTCATGACTTGACCGGACTCAAGTCTTGCTTGAATAAGTAAAGTACAACTCAAAATTGATGTCATCTAAAAGTCCCGTCCCAAAATGACCTAGTCCAGAACCATGGAAACGACTAATTTGAAACAAGACTTCCATCTTTTACCAGAAATTAATCAAAAGTAGAAGGCGCTTTGGTGGGATCCTCACGACACAAATCGACCTGAACAAAAATGAACTATAGCACGAATTGACACGTAACTTAAAAAGTTCAGTCCAACCCAACGCAAACAATCCGGTTCCGGTATTTATTGACAGCCTATTGCGTGCAGAAGCTTTAAAAATATGTATGTCTCAATAGGTCAAAATTTAAAATCAATATCTTTTCTACtaatcctctatttactaaaagaataggtgaactacaaattttccctccaaaaaccATCTTTGTAAATAAGGAAGCTattaataatttaattttattcattaaataaggaaattaataattataatgtatttcattattTAATTCTTTTcactaaaattaatcttttcatcaaattatataattttcactaaataGTAGActataacattttaattaaagtataaataatataaaactataaactaTTCAATATTTTATggttgctattatttgagaatgacttgactcatactattcatactatgtataaacaaaactataaattGTTATGATTACTCTCATAACAAAAAAAcattgagataatttataaacttGAATCATTtgctttgtggtataaaaaaaactttttaaaaaaaaatacatttcagcacattactcaattctcttgaattaatttttaattttaattttttttctcgaaaaaaatacaataacgagaaaaataaacaattaatgagataccCCTATTatttacagttcaattttactcaGTTTTATTGAATAATTtttcaattcaatttttttttctcatttcaaaacataatgacgtgaaatatgaaaaattaattagGTGTTAATTTACCtgattaagtaatacaaaaataaaaacattataaataacgcgcattcattgcgcgagatctaaactagttaattcACTATTCTACTAACTACAATTATATTTATGCAATTAAATAATGGATAGTTCACAATGTTATTCACTAACACAAAAACCCAAGAATATCTACTAGTGAACTATTTACAGCTAGGAAAATGGGTGAGAAGCGTCAATTTAAATTCGATAACGCAACAAACCAAAATTTGAAACACTTAGACTAAATAAGATATAATTTTACAATTTTTGTTAATAATGTTCACAAATTTACACTAATACGACCGACTAACGTGTAGTTATCATTGAATACTGTGAAGAGCTAATATTATTACAAGTCATGAACTTGTGACATCTAATCGAGAAACCAATACATTCTACTATACCGTGGACACTAACATACAAGGTACTTATCATTGGATACTTGGGACAAAATCCCAATATTGAATTTGTAAAATTTTTAAAGAAAAGATGATTTTTTTGTAAAGACATAATTTAACATATCATGTGATTAAATATATTCTTACTTTTAATTAACAACCCATCTACTACAAATGGGtagctttcaaaaaaaaaaatattcttacttttatattaaaaaaaaaaaaattaatactccgtataataaACCTTGAAAAAAACTTTTGCAATATCACAACACGACCCTATTCTCCAATCTCTCCAACAACTACTTTCATCATCTTTTTGGTCAACTATGTTGTTGTCAGTCTTGTCACCTTTCGCTCAACTCAAATCGAAGTAACATGGTTAACTTCAAAACAAAAATAGTTTGTATCCATTAAAACAAATTATTGGAATTTCCAAAGAGGCAATCTCATCCTCACCTAAATGTAATCCAGCTAGGGTGTTCACGGGTCCGAAACTAAACTGAATCTGGAAAACCTAGGACCAGAGAACCCCTTTAACAAAACCGAAAACCGGACCGACTAGGGGGAGATCTGGTCAGAACGGACCGGTTAAGTGGAAGATCCGGGCCGAGCCCTATTAGATCCAGATTTTTCCGAGTTTGGACGGACTGGCACAACTAATAAAgagtgtttttgattttttttttttttaatttcggaGCGGACCGAACACTAGACGCATTGTTTTTACGGACCCGGAGATCAGAGCAGACGGGTCGGTCCAATTTACTAGTCAGGACTAATTTTTGAACACATTACACACTAGGGCTGGTCGAACGACGGGTTGAGTCGAGCTTGACTTGTCTAACCGAGCACGACCCGAGGAAGGGGCGGGTTGGAGGTGGGCCTAGTGAGGGTCCGGGTTGGGTTGGGTCGGGTCGGTCGAGTCGGGTTGTTAAGATATGCTCGACTTGTTGCATTTGACTAGTCGGGCCGGGTTATTACCGGGCAGAATTTGACTCAGTGGGCGGATCAGGCAGGGCTAGCCTGCATGTATGTCCATCCATATTACCGTGCTAACTCAACCATTCATTCCTAACCCAAATCCGCCCCAATTTAACTGTATAGGTCAAAACCATAGAGCTTTTTGCCcaaagtaataaaaaaaacacCTCTACGAGTGGAAAAAAAGAAGCAAAAATGATAAACCTCAAAACTGAAAACCCCTAGATAGTAAAATCCCAGAAACCCTCTTCATTCTTCCCCTTCTTCCACTACTGGCTGCACCTCTTTCCCTCTCTCCTCCTTTCCTGGGTTTCTACACCTAATTACTTCACCATGTCAATCGCAAAAGGGGTTTTATTCTCCCGACTAAGAACCCTAATTATCCCACaaacatcaacaacaataacaacccaGTTCAGAATGTTCAGTTCTGAGATCTTAATCCCAGAAACCCAAGTCATTAATCCCAGAATCATTGAACCTAAACCTAGTATTATGACTACAAAATCACAAAGAACTGGTTTAATTGCGATTAAATGTGGGATGACTGCTGTTTGGGATAAATGGGGCGCACGTGTTCCTGTTTCTGTTCTTTGGTTTGATGATAATGTTGTTTCTCAGGTTAAAACTGTTGAAAAAGAAGGAATCTTTGCTCTACAGGTATTGTTTTTCGGGGTTTTATCGATTTTATAGTGtgttttgttgatgtatttttgtAACTTTATGTGtagatcttgttttttttttgtgggttATTGGAAAGGGTTGTTTTTATATGTTTAGATATGTTTTGCTGTGAAGTGGGTTTGATTATGGTGATGAAAGTTTGCACCTTTCTAttgttttgagattttacgggtAGATGTCGAATCGTAGTGTATTTGAGAATGATTGAATTGTTGAGGGGTTTCTTAGTTTTTAGGGGTAGTTGAGCATGGttgttttcatatgttttgtTATGATTTTCTGTGAAGTGGGGCTTGATTATGGTAATCAAAGTTAATACCTTTGTTGTGTGTTCCCTTATATTGGAGGAATGTTGTGTTTTGAGATTTTTCGCTTAGATGTCGAATTCATAGTGTATTTGAGGGATGATTGAAATGTTGAATTGTTCAATTGTTATGGGGGATGTTGCTATGTGGTTATCTGAGAATGTTTGCATATTGAGCCTATTTTATTGAAGAAGTATTTTAGGATGTTAAATTTATGGTCATATGTTTAATGGCGATTTAATAAGTAGTGTTAATCGGTTAATCCCATGGTTTCTATCTACATATAAATCACATGATGGGAAATTCAATTTTCGATGCTATGATTCCTGTATGCATAATATGATTCCTCTATGATTCCTTCCTGCATGATATGAATCTTAGTTGTTGGATATTTTTAGTGCTTGGTAAGACGGTTTACATATTTGTGATCTTTGTAATAGTTGGTGGTTCCTTACGATGTGGTTTTAGTTAGGTTGGATGCTCGCACAAGAAGCCAAAACATCTTACAAAACCCGAGTTAGGTCACTTTAGAGCTCAAGGAGTTCCGCTGAAGAGGAAATTGAGGGAGTTCCCAG contains:
- the LOC141586494 gene encoding uncharacterized protein LOC141586494 — protein: MKTDRKPPLARSPMRLRNRRVLQPSNIITPLRTPSATLTKPQMKESEMRPENQAMSFELMALSKMVQDELGTMNAKNYSSSTGTSNIGPAFERGRFYDEYVARRNERLRRKLIENEVDEPKTAYNLGVKVESSMKKDFKKKTESVRKPVGSAYVDRIQHSRYSLRSTVKKPPPLPVPMDIEEKITTRRTATVSRTRRVY